The following coding sequences are from one Aquipuribacter hungaricus window:
- a CDS encoding putative RNA methyltransferase translates to MGRRAEDRLSALDDVLPVLRCPVCGAVLGPLEGDGGPRVLGCTAGHRFDVARQGHVVLVPGGSRLRADTAAMVAARLRVMASGTFDHVRAALAGACAEAGTGTGLVLDLGAGPGTYTAAVLDALPLHQGLALELSVPALRAAARAHPRLAAVGADLS, encoded by the coding sequence GTGGGCCGCCGAGCGGAGGATCGTCTGAGCGCGCTCGACGACGTCCTGCCGGTCCTGCGCTGCCCGGTCTGCGGGGCGGTGCTCGGTCCGCTCGAGGGGGACGGGGGGCCGCGGGTGCTCGGGTGCACCGCCGGCCACCGCTTCGACGTCGCGCGGCAGGGGCACGTCGTCCTCGTCCCCGGCGGCTCGCGGCTGCGCGCCGACACGGCCGCGATGGTCGCGGCGCGGCTGCGGGTCATGGCCTCGGGGACCTTCGACCACGTCCGGGCCGCGCTCGCCGGCGCGTGCGCGGAGGCCGGCACGGGGACGGGTCTCGTCCTGGACCTGGGGGCGGGACCGGGGACGTACACCGCCGCCGTGCTCGACGCCCTGCCCCTGCACCAGGGCCTCGCCCTCGAGCTGTCCGTGCCGGCGCTGCGCGCCGCCGCCCGGGCCCACCCCCGGCTCGCCGCGGTCGGCGCCGACCTCAGCC